A genomic stretch from Bacillus sp. N1-1 includes:
- a CDS encoding energy-coupling factor transporter transmembrane component T: MSLAFQFYEKKSFMHSLDPVTKLVWMVCISILVFIYETAIPQLLLFAVILTVALIAAKLSLGFVFRGIWIMLLFSIGFFVLQVILVPGETLLYNLGPIAIYSESLDFALAITIRILTIFTTSLIFVATSDPRDIVISLTQKMKVPYRYAYSIFVALRFVPTLEQEAKVIEAAQTIRGVGKQKGLKNKVENLKRFTLPLLMGAIRRVRTTANTMEAKGYGAYQDRTYIRTINYNPKGITFGVAWCALTVTLLSMKLL; the protein is encoded by the coding sequence ATGAGCTTAGCGTTCCAATTTTATGAGAAGAAGTCTTTCATGCACTCCCTTGATCCAGTGACAAAGCTTGTATGGATGGTTTGCATCTCAATCCTCGTATTCATCTATGAGACGGCCATTCCTCAGCTCCTGTTGTTCGCAGTGATTCTCACGGTCGCGCTGATCGCTGCAAAATTAAGTCTTGGATTTGTGTTTCGAGGAATATGGATCATGCTGTTGTTTAGTATTGGATTCTTCGTTTTACAGGTGATTTTAGTTCCAGGTGAAACACTGCTCTACAATCTGGGGCCGATCGCGATCTATTCCGAATCGCTTGATTTCGCGCTTGCGATCACGATCAGAATCTTAACGATTTTTACAACATCACTTATCTTTGTTGCAACGAGTGATCCTAGGGATATCGTGATCTCTTTAACACAAAAGATGAAAGTTCCTTATCGCTATGCGTATTCGATCTTCGTTGCTTTACGCTTCGTACCTACGCTCGAACAAGAAGCGAAAGTCATCGAAGCTGCGCAGACGATTCGAGGGGTAGGGAAGCAAAAAGGGTTGAAGAACAAAGTTGAGAACTTGAAGCGATTTACGTTACCTCTTCTAATGGGAGCGATCCGACGCGTTAGGACGACTGCGAACACGATGGAAGCGAAGGGGTACGGAGCTTACCAGGACCGGACGTATATCCGGACGATCAACTACAACCCGAAAGGCATCACATTCGGCGTTGCCTGGTGCGCCCTCACGGTTACCTTACTATCCATGAAATTACTATGA
- a CDS encoding 2-phosphosulfolactate phosphatase, translated as MEEMKFEVAYMPKEVKEDVPQVCVLVDVLRATTAMVTMLDQGCSEIILTDDEKCTLKKVGVDQKTLVCAEDVYGNVSEHAQFSPSLISINSMDLTGKRVILKTTNGTLAGFTLWNSGNQHVLVGSLRNAKAVMDKAVHMANDLGVGVIIVCAGRENGQIAALDDAYTAGILLEYGKEAAEALNRVPLVKDSGKISSHLLKRYPGTVEAFEDSGSGETMRRIGCKEDIKLCSVENLSDLAPVLEFTENSSIVVKNMNEVVYK; from the coding sequence ATGGAAGAAATGAAGTTTGAAGTCGCCTACATGCCGAAAGAAGTGAAGGAAGATGTTCCTCAAGTGTGTGTTCTCGTCGACGTACTCAGAGCGACGACCGCGATGGTGACTATGCTTGACCAGGGTTGTTCAGAAATTATTTTGACCGACGATGAAAAGTGTACTTTAAAGAAAGTCGGCGTAGATCAGAAAACGCTTGTCTGTGCGGAAGATGTATACGGCAATGTGTCCGAACATGCACAGTTTAGCCCATCGCTGATCTCGATCAATTCGATGGACCTGACTGGCAAGCGGGTTATTTTAAAAACAACGAATGGCACGCTTGCTGGGTTCACGCTTTGGAATTCTGGTAACCAGCACGTGCTAGTCGGTTCACTCAGAAATGCAAAAGCAGTGATGGACAAAGCTGTTCACATGGCGAATGATCTTGGAGTAGGTGTCATCATCGTTTGTGCTGGGCGTGAGAACGGTCAGATCGCAGCGCTCGATGATGCCTACACAGCAGGGATATTGCTTGAGTATGGAAAAGAGGCTGCGGAAGCGTTGAACCGCGTCCCACTTGTTAAGGATTCCGGGAAGATCAGTAGTCATCTGTTAAAAAGGTATCCAGGCACTGTTGAAGCATTCGAGGATTCTGGTAGTGGAGAAACGATGAGACGAATCGGATGCAAGGAAGATATCAAGTTATGTTCAGTCGAAAACCTATCAGACTTAGCTCCTGTCCTTGAGTTCACGGAAAACAGCTCTATTGTAGTAAAAAATATGAATGAGGTGGTTTACAAATGA
- a CDS encoding nucleoside phosphorylase: protein MTNWKSNASKPVMDEGLQYHIRCKEGDVEKYVLLPGDPDRVDMIGDEWTESRKIANYREHRTFSGKVGEVGITACSTGAGGGSTASAFEELAALGGDTFLRVGTTAAIQEHIDPGDIIISSGAVRHDGTSQFYVDDRYPASAHYEATSALVEAAERLGYTYHVGVSCSTASWYCGQGRTGLNGYEQSFFKDKVQDLNKAGVMNFEMEAATIFTLAGLYGLRAGSVCTVVANRIRDEFSYGGVEKSIRVANLAVQILAEWDQLKKERKKDYWFPSMTENTTVKG, encoded by the coding sequence ATGACTAATTGGAAATCAAACGCATCGAAACCGGTAATGGACGAAGGATTACAGTATCACATCCGTTGTAAAGAAGGCGACGTTGAGAAATACGTACTGTTGCCGGGTGATCCAGATCGCGTGGATATGATCGGTGACGAGTGGACGGAATCTCGTAAAATTGCAAACTATCGTGAGCACCGTACGTTCAGCGGAAAAGTTGGCGAAGTTGGCATCACGGCTTGTTCAACAGGAGCTGGTGGTGGATCAACGGCAAGTGCATTTGAGGAACTTGCAGCATTAGGTGGCGATACGTTCTTGCGAGTTGGAACGACAGCTGCGATTCAGGAACATATCGATCCAGGCGATATCATCATTTCATCAGGTGCAGTTCGACACGATGGAACAAGCCAGTTCTACGTAGATGATCGCTATCCGGCGAGCGCTCATTATGAAGCGACGTCAGCGCTAGTAGAAGCTGCAGAGCGACTTGGTTATACATACCATGTTGGTGTTTCATGCTCAACGGCATCTTGGTATTGCGGGCAAGGGCGAACAGGTTTGAATGGCTATGAACAATCGTTCTTCAAAGATAAAGTACAGGATTTGAACAAAGCGGGCGTGATGAACTTTGAAATGGAAGCTGCGACGATCTTCACGCTAGCTGGACTATACGGCTTACGAGCTGGATCTGTTTGTACGGTTGTTGCGAATCGAATCCGTGATGAATTCTCGTACGGTGGTGTAGAGAAAAGTATCCGCGTCGCAAATCTAGCAGTCCAAATCTTAGCTGAATGGGATCAATTGAAAAAGGAACGTAAAAAAGACTACTGGTTCCCATCGATGACAGAGAATACAACAGTTAAAGGTTAA
- a CDS encoding NAD-dependent succinate-semialdehyde dehydrogenase — protein sequence MIEVDTTKGMFINGEWISSESKLEVFNPATREKITEIPSGGTKEAKQAIESAEAAFEPWAELTARERSTYLYKAYHLMLERKEKLAAILTEEQGKPLKEARGEIEFAASFLLWYAEEANRVYGEMIPSSKKNKRLWVVPKAIGVVAAITPWNFPAGMITRKVGPALAAGCTIVLKPAEQTPLTAIEIVKIFEEVGLPKGVLNIVVGDAAEIGKEIMDSSAVRLVTFTGSTEVGKLLMENSAQTVKKLALELGGHAPLIVFEDADLDLAVNQAIASKYRNCGQTCICTNRLYVHSSVRDVFVEKLEKKVRELKVGNGADESIDVGPLIDHSGLDKVKDQVEDALSKGAILLTGGKQWEGPGGYFFEPTILSNVTNDMKIMSEETFGPVVPIQTFDRDEDAVAAANDTDYGLASFLFTNSLNRAIKVMEKLEYGIIGINDVFPGTAEAPFGGIKESGLGKEGGHEGIKEYLEMKYVSVALSDKL from the coding sequence ATGATCGAAGTCGATACAACGAAAGGTATGTTCATCAACGGCGAATGGATTTCATCAGAGTCAAAGCTCGAGGTATTTAATCCTGCGACAAGAGAGAAGATTACAGAGATTCCATCAGGCGGAACGAAGGAAGCAAAGCAAGCGATTGAGTCCGCTGAAGCAGCATTCGAACCCTGGGCCGAGTTAACGGCCAGAGAACGATCAACTTATCTGTATAAAGCTTATCATCTCATGCTTGAGAGAAAGGAAAAGCTAGCGGCTATTCTCACTGAAGAGCAAGGAAAGCCTCTAAAAGAAGCGCGCGGAGAGATCGAGTTCGCGGCAAGCTTCCTCCTCTGGTACGCAGAAGAAGCGAACCGTGTGTATGGTGAGATGATTCCATCTTCTAAGAAGAATAAACGACTATGGGTCGTACCAAAAGCGATCGGTGTTGTCGCAGCGATCACGCCGTGGAACTTCCCAGCGGGCATGATAACAAGAAAAGTCGGTCCAGCTCTTGCTGCTGGTTGTACGATTGTACTAAAACCAGCAGAGCAAACGCCTCTGACTGCGATCGAGATCGTGAAGATCTTTGAAGAAGTTGGGCTACCGAAGGGTGTATTGAACATCGTAGTCGGTGATGCAGCTGAAATCGGTAAAGAGATCATGGATAGCTCTGCAGTGAGGCTTGTGACGTTCACTGGATCGACTGAAGTCGGAAAGCTTCTGATGGAAAATAGTGCACAGACTGTGAAAAAGCTTGCGCTTGAGCTCGGTGGTCACGCTCCGCTCATCGTATTTGAGGATGCAGATCTTGATCTAGCAGTCAATCAAGCGATCGCGAGTAAATATCGAAATTGCGGCCAGACGTGTATTTGTACAAACCGACTCTACGTTCATTCAAGCGTACGCGATGTGTTCGTCGAGAAGCTCGAGAAGAAAGTTCGGGAGCTGAAAGTAGGAAACGGAGCCGATGAATCGATTGATGTTGGACCTCTTATCGATCATAGCGGCCTCGATAAAGTGAAAGATCAGGTCGAAGATGCGCTATCGAAAGGTGCGATTCTGCTGACTGGAGGTAAGCAGTGGGAAGGTCCAGGCGGGTATTTTTTTGAACCTACGATTCTATCGAACGTAACGAACGACATGAAGATCATGTCGGAAGAAACGTTCGGACCCGTCGTTCCGATCCAGACGTTCGACCGAGATGAAGATGCGGTGGCGGCAGCGAATGATACTGACTACGGTTTGGCTTCATTCCTGTTCACAAATAGCTTGAACAGAGCGATCAAGGTGATGGAGAAGCTTGAGTACGGAATCATCGGGATCAACGATGTGTTCCCTGGTACCGCAGAAGCGCCGTTTGGTGGAATCAAGGAATCCGGTCTTGGCAAAGAGGGTGGCCATGAAGGAATCAAAGAATATCTTGAGATGAAGTACGTCTCTGTCGCCCTTTCAGACAAGCTGTAA
- a CDS encoding lactate racemase domain-containing protein, which yields MTYPEMVKVKQRFPSEKIENIALHLTEELRNQLPTVQSGDRIAITVGSRGISNRVSIVKTVVDYLKGHGAEPFIIGAMGSHGGGTPEGQMDVLESLGFTEEAIGCPVRTSSTVVEIGTTESGFILYCDRLASDSDGIIVMNRVKLHTAFRGPNESGLLKMITVGLGKAKGANQLHRQGPPNMSKTIQEVGRGMIDTGKILAGIAIVENSYDETAHLEVIRPESILERERELLLHSRDYFPMIPVNELDVLVVKKMGKNFSGTGMDTNVLGRTKIFGVPEPETPSFKRIGVLDLDDSSHGNATGIGLADVTTERLFQKIDRQKTYLNCLTSTYVQRAMIPMVLDTDQELVKTAVESLAVEDPSSLRIAIIENTLDLETLYLSHNVIEEAGEQIDVVSAPEPIAFTEDGELNYFKESAGGDN from the coding sequence ATGACATATCCAGAGATGGTGAAGGTGAAACAGCGTTTTCCTTCTGAGAAAATCGAAAACATCGCGCTACATCTGACAGAGGAGCTGCGAAATCAGCTCCCTACTGTTCAGAGCGGGGATCGAATCGCAATTACTGTAGGTAGTCGTGGCATCTCCAATCGCGTCAGCATCGTCAAAACGGTAGTCGATTATTTGAAAGGTCATGGCGCAGAACCTTTTATCATCGGTGCGATGGGTAGTCATGGCGGTGGGACGCCTGAAGGGCAGATGGATGTGCTCGAAAGCCTCGGATTCACAGAGGAAGCGATTGGGTGTCCCGTCCGCACTTCTTCAACGGTCGTCGAGATAGGAACGACAGAAAGTGGATTTATCCTTTATTGTGATCGATTAGCCTCTGATTCGGATGGCATCATCGTGATGAACCGGGTGAAGTTACATACCGCATTCCGCGGTCCGAATGAAAGTGGGTTACTGAAGATGATTACGGTTGGTCTCGGGAAAGCAAAAGGGGCGAACCAGCTGCATCGCCAGGGGCCACCGAACATGTCGAAGACCATTCAAGAAGTTGGAAGAGGGATGATCGATACCGGTAAGATTCTTGCTGGAATCGCGATCGTGGAGAACAGCTATGATGAAACGGCTCATCTAGAAGTAATTCGACCAGAGTCGATTCTTGAACGAGAGCGGGAGCTTTTACTTCATTCGAGAGACTACTTTCCAATGATTCCAGTCAATGAATTAGATGTGTTGGTTGTAAAAAAGATGGGCAAGAACTTCAGTGGAACCGGAATGGATACGAACGTGCTCGGTAGGACAAAGATCTTCGGGGTACCTGAGCCCGAGACGCCTTCGTTTAAACGGATCGGCGTCCTTGATCTTGATGATTCCTCGCACGGAAATGCGACCGGAATTGGATTAGCAGATGTGACGACGGAGCGGTTGTTTCAAAAGATCGATCGACAGAAAACGTATTTGAACTGTTTGACAAGTACGTATGTCCAGCGCGCGATGATCCCGATGGTACTCGATACGGATCAAGAACTCGTGAAGACGGCGGTCGAAAGTTTGGCAGTTGAAGATCCATCATCGTTACGCATAGCCATTATTGAAAACACGCTTGACCTTGAAACGCTGTACCTTTCACATAATGTGATTGAGGAAGCAGGAGAGCAAATAGACGTCGTATCAGCCCCAGAACCGATTGCTTTTACAGAAGACGGAGAGTTGAACTATTTCAAAGAAAGCGCAGGTGGAGACAATTGA
- a CDS encoding IlvD/Edd family dehydratase, which translates to MTKSQTSYGDAGFSEFIRMAFSRHLGHDKEDYNKPVIGICNTFSEINRCHSHVKPMVEAIKRGVIMEGGTPLEFPTISVGEMFTSPTTMLYRNLVAMDTEEMITAQPIDGTVMIGGCDKMAPAQLMGAASADKPALLFTGGPMNNGHYKGRTLGACSDCRFFWQEYKAGTVDEEEIGEINERLAPTAGHCMVMGSASTIAACAEAMGMMLPGGAATPATENERMRIAQETGRAIVRLVKAGIKPSDIMTKESFHNAIKTLMAVGGSTNAVIHLIAIARRLGIKLTLADFDEHSRTTPFLANMRPAGKYQMQDLYYAGGISAVLKELAPILHTDQLTGTGKTLGENLADIEIDEVYRDIIRPLDDPLHKEGGIAVLKGNLAPNGAIIKPKAATEELLKHKGKAVVFTSLDDMAERVNDPDLDVTPESVLVLQNAGPVGAPGMPEAGMIPIPDKLLKQGVRDMVRLSDCRMSGTAFGTVLLHVAPEAAVGGPIGLIEDGDWIELDVDSRKLELLVSKEELAERKSRWTPPVFEDYNRGYPLLYRRSVMQADEGCDFDFMLPVPNIKNQEEKKESVSGAKT; encoded by the coding sequence TTGACGAAGTCACAAACTTCTTACGGAGATGCTGGATTCAGTGAATTTATTAGAATGGCGTTCAGTCGTCATCTTGGACATGACAAGGAAGACTATAACAAGCCGGTGATCGGCATTTGTAATACTTTCAGTGAGATTAATCGTTGTCATAGTCATGTGAAGCCGATGGTGGAAGCGATCAAACGTGGTGTCATTATGGAAGGTGGTACGCCGCTTGAGTTTCCAACGATTTCGGTCGGTGAAATGTTCACGAGTCCGACGACTATGCTGTACCGAAATCTCGTTGCGATGGATACCGAAGAGATGATCACCGCTCAACCGATCGATGGAACCGTTATGATCGGTGGTTGTGACAAGATGGCTCCAGCACAACTCATGGGAGCTGCGAGTGCGGATAAACCTGCGCTTCTCTTCACGGGTGGACCGATGAATAACGGTCATTACAAAGGAAGAACGCTTGGAGCTTGTTCTGATTGTCGCTTTTTCTGGCAGGAATACAAAGCGGGCACAGTCGATGAAGAAGAAATAGGGGAGATCAATGAACGTCTTGCCCCAACAGCAGGCCACTGTATGGTGATGGGCTCTGCGAGTACGATCGCAGCGTGTGCGGAAGCGATGGGAATGATGCTTCCTGGAGGAGCTGCAACGCCGGCAACTGAAAATGAGCGGATGCGGATCGCCCAGGAAACAGGTCGTGCGATTGTTCGCCTTGTCAAAGCGGGGATCAAACCTTCAGATATTATGACGAAGGAATCGTTCCATAATGCGATTAAAACGCTGATGGCTGTAGGAGGATCGACGAACGCGGTGATCCACTTGATCGCAATCGCAAGACGACTAGGCATCAAATTAACGCTTGCTGATTTCGATGAGCACAGCAGAACGACGCCGTTTCTTGCGAACATGAGACCCGCTGGGAAGTACCAGATGCAGGATCTGTACTATGCTGGGGGCATTTCTGCCGTGTTGAAAGAGCTAGCGCCGATCCTTCATACAGACCAACTAACGGGTACTGGGAAGACGCTCGGAGAGAACTTAGCGGATATTGAAATCGATGAGGTATATCGTGATATTATCCGTCCACTCGATGATCCACTACATAAAGAAGGTGGCATTGCAGTATTGAAAGGGAATTTAGCGCCGAATGGTGCAATCATTAAACCGAAAGCTGCAACGGAGGAACTTCTAAAGCATAAAGGAAAAGCAGTTGTATTTACTTCTCTTGACGATATGGCTGAGCGTGTGAACGACCCGGATCTCGATGTGACCCCTGAGAGCGTACTTGTGTTACAAAACGCTGGGCCGGTCGGAGCACCAGGTATGCCAGAAGCGGGCATGATTCCGATTCCGGATAAACTTCTGAAACAGGGCGTTCGAGATATGGTTCGCCTATCGGACTGTCGTATGAGCGGAACAGCGTTCGGAACCGTTCTCTTACACGTTGCGCCTGAAGCTGCTGTTGGAGGACCAATCGGATTGATCGAGGACGGCGATTGGATCGAACTTGATGTGGATAGTCGAAAGCTAGAGTTGCTCGTTTCTAAAGAAGAGCTTGCGGAAAGAAAAAGTCGCTGGACACCTCCAGTGTTCGAAGATTACAACCGTGGTTATCCGCTTCTATACCGTCGTAGTGTAATGCAAGCTGATGAAGGGTGCGATTTCGATTTCATGCTTCCGGTGCCGAATATTAAGAACCAAGAGGAGAAAAAGGAATCCGTATCAGGGGCTAAGACATGA
- a CDS encoding XapX domain-containing protein, with protein MKEILLALLAGVLIGIVFKVIRLPIPAPPVLAGVVAIFGVWLGAYGLTFLMDKLTN; from the coding sequence ATGAAGGAAATCTTACTAGCACTTTTGGCCGGCGTGTTGATCGGGATCGTCTTCAAAGTGATTCGCCTTCCAATCCCTGCCCCACCTGTTCTCGCAGGTGTGGTCGCTATCTTTGGGGTATGGCTTGGCGCATATGGCTTAACCTTTTTGATGGATAAATTGACGAATTAA
- a CDS encoding MTAP family purine nucleoside phosphorylase — translation MKVGLIGGTGFYDLFGTLEDIIMATPYGDVTLFKGEHGNKEVYFLPRHGTTHGVLAPDVNYRANMIALKMVGVERVLAVSAVGSVNPDIQVGSVSLLDQFVDMTKRRQQTYGEFSADMTEPFCNEMKASIQGAARMLGLPMHENVTLVGVDGPIYETRHELQLFRSWGMDVVGMTNTTEAALARELGLCFSVITLSTDMATGFAEKPPNLEAHRKVAEENKGKMKDLVLQTLGDLERNKECACTVPYQNARLAAH, via the coding sequence GTGAAGGTTGGATTAATCGGTGGAACGGGCTTTTATGACTTATTCGGTACGCTAGAGGACATTATCATGGCAACTCCGTATGGAGATGTGACACTGTTCAAAGGAGAGCACGGTAATAAAGAAGTTTATTTTCTACCGAGACATGGGACGACGCACGGCGTATTAGCACCTGACGTGAATTATCGGGCGAATATGATTGCATTGAAAATGGTAGGTGTCGAGCGGGTTCTAGCGGTTTCTGCTGTCGGATCGGTCAATCCAGACATTCAGGTCGGATCTGTTTCACTACTCGATCAATTCGTCGATATGACGAAAAGAAGGCAGCAAACATATGGAGAGTTTTCAGCCGACATGACAGAACCTTTCTGTAACGAGATGAAAGCCTCGATCCAGGGTGCTGCTAGAATGCTCGGATTACCGATGCATGAAAACGTCACGCTTGTCGGCGTAGATGGTCCGATCTATGAAACGCGACATGAACTGCAACTGTTTCGTTCATGGGGCATGGATGTTGTCGGCATGACTAACACGACTGAAGCAGCGCTCGCACGGGAACTCGGCCTTTGCTTTTCTGTCATCACGTTATCGACCGATATGGCGACGGGATTTGCGGAAAAGCCTCCGAATCTAGAAGCGCATCGGAAAGTGGCAGAAGAAAACAAAGGGAAGATGAAGGACCTAGTGTTGCAAACGCTTGGCGACTTAGAACGAAATAAAGAGTGTGCTTGTACCGTTCCATATCAAAACGCGCGGTTAGCAGCGCATTAA
- a CDS encoding MTAP family purine nucleoside phosphorylase, which produces MKIGIIGGTGFYNLLDGMQEKTVGTEYGDVTVFQSIYEGKEVTFLPRHGKFHDTLAPFVNYRANMMALKELGIERVLAFSAVGAINPDIGVGSLSLLDQFVDFTTRPKTYGKFSVDITEPFCPELQDAYRKSAIAIDESLREETKLICVDGPRYETKAEVQLFGTWGMDVVGMTNATEASLARELGICYAVVTLATNMAPGVTETKPSLKAHKAVSESKREKVKELMLEAIKASGGRQSCSCPEAYERATVANK; this is translated from the coding sequence ATGAAGATCGGGATCATAGGAGGAACTGGATTTTATAATCTACTAGATGGTATGCAAGAGAAAACGGTAGGTACGGAGTATGGAGATGTAACTGTTTTTCAATCGATATATGAAGGAAAAGAAGTGACGTTCCTCCCGAGGCATGGAAAGTTTCATGATACACTCGCGCCGTTCGTTAATTATCGTGCGAATATGATGGCACTAAAAGAGTTAGGGATCGAGCGCGTTCTAGCCTTTTCCGCGGTAGGTGCGATCAATCCGGATATTGGGGTCGGAAGCTTATCGCTCCTCGATCAATTCGTTGACTTCACAACGCGTCCGAAAACGTACGGCAAGTTCTCCGTCGATATTACTGAGCCATTTTGTCCAGAACTACAGGATGCGTACCGGAAATCAGCAATTGCGATCGATGAGTCACTCCGTGAAGAAACGAAACTCATCTGCGTAGACGGTCCGAGGTATGAGACGAAAGCAGAGGTTCAGCTCTTTGGGACATGGGGCATGGACGTTGTTGGAATGACGAATGCGACCGAAGCATCGCTCGCACGAGAACTCGGCATCTGCTATGCCGTCGTCACGCTCGCGACGAATATGGCTCCTGGCGTCACCGAGACAAAACCTTCATTGAAAGCGCACAAAGCGGTTAGTGAAAGCAAGCGGGAGAAAGTGAAAGAACTGATGCTAGAAGCGATCAAAGCCTCAGGAGGAAGACAGAGCTGTTCATGCCCTGAAGCGTACGAGCGTGCTACGGTCGCGAATAAATGA
- a CDS encoding amidohydrolase family protein yields the protein MSHKTLIKYSFIVSNDPSFGNQKGSVFIEGDRITHVIPEHDTSLLEKLSQQADDVIDAENDILIPGMVNSHYHSYTNVLKGTVNNLPLELWTLYTVAYGHALEDEDVTLSVLLGCIEMMKAGVTSCLDHFPHIGKSEPALSAYEESGMRVAFAPMMHDVPDEEFFDLYVPGSLRNRSKGSNPTEMKSLYRSLLSNWHNQDGRIEIQLGPNAPQRCSPEMLAICKELRESEGLRVHTHLLETKAQRLKGDMAFDGGIIGYLDRAGLIDERLSVAHAIWLDHSEIEILQERGVSVVHNPASNLLLGSGVAPIPSFIKDDVALGTDGSNCGSNQHLFEAMRLTALIHRVNQPYSSWLDSEAVFRMGTTSGATVLGKETELGRIAEGDLADVVLLDGKTSLLSPLNDAVSQLVHQENGQSVKSVMVNGKWTVKEGKLLTINEKKVLRKVRERREGMMNRCRKSLVRVDQLRPYFEQAISNYNFH from the coding sequence ATGTCTCATAAAACGCTTATCAAATATTCGTTCATCGTCTCGAATGATCCTTCGTTCGGAAACCAAAAAGGGTCAGTGTTCATCGAAGGAGATCGGATCACACACGTGATACCAGAGCATGATACGAGTTTGCTAGAAAAACTGAGCCAACAGGCTGATGACGTAATCGATGCTGAAAACGACATCCTTATTCCTGGAATGGTGAATAGTCATTACCATTCTTATACGAATGTGTTGAAGGGAACTGTGAACAACCTCCCACTCGAGCTGTGGACACTCTATACGGTTGCGTACGGACATGCGCTCGAAGATGAAGATGTTACGCTCTCCGTATTGCTCGGGTGTATCGAAATGATGAAGGCTGGTGTCACAAGCTGTCTCGATCATTTTCCCCATATCGGAAAATCGGAACCAGCTCTTTCTGCATATGAAGAGTCAGGCATGCGGGTAGCGTTCGCTCCGATGATGCATGATGTTCCTGATGAGGAGTTTTTCGACCTATACGTTCCAGGTTCACTCAGAAACAGATCGAAAGGTTCAAATCCAACTGAGATGAAGAGTTTATATCGATCACTTCTATCAAACTGGCATAATCAGGATGGGAGAATTGAGATCCAACTTGGTCCGAATGCGCCACAGCGTTGTTCACCTGAGATGTTAGCCATATGTAAAGAGCTCAGGGAATCAGAAGGTCTACGAGTTCACACTCATCTGTTGGAAACGAAGGCGCAACGATTGAAGGGAGACATGGCTTTTGATGGTGGTATCATCGGCTACCTTGATCGAGCCGGGTTGATCGATGAGCGGCTCTCCGTCGCACACGCGATATGGTTGGATCATTCAGAAATCGAGATTTTACAAGAACGTGGTGTCTCCGTCGTTCATAATCCAGCTAGTAATCTATTGCTTGGAAGTGGTGTCGCTCCGATTCCTTCTTTTATAAAGGATGACGTTGCACTTGGAACGGATGGGTCGAACTGCGGATCGAATCAGCATCTGTTTGAAGCAATGCGGCTGACTGCCTTAATCCATCGCGTGAACCAACCTTATAGCTCCTGGCTTGATTCGGAAGCTGTGTTTCGAATGGGGACGACGTCAGGTGCTACCGTTTTAGGAAAAGAAACCGAGCTAGGGAGAATAGCAGAAGGCGATTTAGCAGACGTAGTGTTACTAGATGGAAAGACAAGTTTGTTGTCCCCGCTTAACGATGCGGTCTCGCAGCTTGTGCATCAGGAAAACGGTCAATCAGTTAAGTCTGTCATGGTTAATGGGAAATGGACGGTGAAAGAAGGAAAACTTCTGACGATCAATGAAAAGAAGGTTCTTAGGAAAGTAAGGGAACGACGCGAGGGGATGATGAATCGGTGCCGGAAATCGTTAGTTCGGGTAGATCAATTGAGACCATATTTCGAGCAGGCTATATCCAACTATAATTTCCATTGA
- a CDS encoding class II aldolase/adducin family protein, with product MNEMLLKKELAYISHKVYGRGLTQATGGNISVRVPGRDAILIKRSGVGLGEVTSEDVLLLSMDGEVIEGFGTPSKEFRFHLGIYQTRPDVNAVVHCHPNYSIGYACFGRELPLPTVTARKILEHVPIAGAAPSGSLELAENVTRLFETYPTIKSCLMEEHGICTVGDSLEKAYNIATLVEDTAKQSFIIEQLKATMPETVINSFKG from the coding sequence ATGAATGAGATGCTGCTGAAAAAGGAACTCGCTTATATTTCTCATAAAGTTTATGGTCGCGGATTAACGCAAGCAACAGGCGGAAATATCAGTGTGCGCGTACCAGGTCGAGACGCGATCTTAATCAAGCGTTCAGGTGTTGGTCTTGGTGAAGTCACTTCTGAAGATGTGCTTCTGCTATCGATGGACGGCGAAGTGATCGAAGGATTTGGAACGCCTTCGAAAGAATTTCGTTTTCACCTTGGTATCTATCAAACTCGCCCTGATGTAAATGCTGTCGTTCACTGTCATCCGAACTACTCGATCGGATATGCTTGCTTTGGTCGAGAGCTTCCTCTTCCAACTGTTACCGCAAGAAAAATCCTTGAACATGTTCCTATAGCAGGAGCTGCCCCATCCGGTTCACTAGAGTTAGCTGAAAACGTAACGCGACTCTTCGAGACGTATCCGACTATTAAATCATGTTTGATGGAAGAGCACGGAATTTGTACCGTTGGAGATTCACTCGAAAAAGCGTATAACATCGCAACGCTCGTAGAGGATACCGCGAAGCAATCCTTCATCATCGAACAGTTGAAAGCGACGATGCCAGAGACCGTTATAAATTCATTTAAAGGGTGA